From a single Eleginops maclovinus isolate JMC-PN-2008 ecotype Puerto Natales chromosome 2, JC_Emac_rtc_rv5, whole genome shotgun sequence genomic region:
- the si:dkeyp-59c12.1 gene encoding ras-related and estrogen-regulated growth inhibitor-like protein: MDANIVVMGTESVGKSAVTVRLLTRRFIGEYGDIESIYSHSFMVDGRRTTLNIWDSPCSEDLSVETSLYEKKVHWADGFVLVYSICDRASFNTVSRLIQTIKSTKDYLNADKAPIVVVGNKRDLHHRRTVLSEEGRLLALNTGCHFYEVSAAENYHSVLMMFHGLVGRIKGAKLTTKRPLRFKGIVKSMSAVFARRRTDSF; this comes from the exons ATGGATGCTAACATTGTGGTTATGGGCACAGAAAGCGTTGGAAAATCAG cGGTCACAGTGCGTCTCTTAACTCGGAGATTCATTGGAGAGTACGGAGATATCG AGTCCATCTACAGTCACAGTTTCATGGTAGATGGGAGGAGAACCACTCTCAATATTTGGGATTCACCTTGTTCTGAG GATTTGTCTGTCGAAACGTCACTGTATGAGAAGAAAGTCCACTGGGCTGACGGCTTCGTTCTCGTCTACAGCATCTGTGACAGGGCCAGTTTCAACACCGTCAGCAGGCTCATTCAGACCATCAAGTCCACCAAAGACTACCTGAACGCAGACAAAGCGCCCATAGTGGTTGTGGGTAACAAGAGGGACCTGCACCACAGGCGGACAGTGCTGAGCGAGGAGGGTCGTCTCCTGGCTCTCAACACGGGCTGCCACTTCTACGAGGTGTCAGCGGCTGAGAACTACCACAGTGTGCTCATGATGTTTCACGGTCTGGTGGGCAGGATAAAGGGTGCAAAGCTGACCACCAAGAGACCTCTGCGGTTCAAGGGCATCGTGAAGAGCATGTCTGCGGTGTTTGCAAGGAGACGGACAGACTCCTTTTAG